The Stigmatella ashevillena genomic sequence GCAGCTTGCCAGACGAGTGGCTCTTGCCCTTGTCGTGGTCGAAGAAGGCGCCCGGGCTGCGGTGCAACTGGCTGACCACCACGCGCTCGGTGCCGTTGATGATGAACGTACCGTTCTGGGTCATCAGCGGGATTTCGCCGAAATAGACCTCCTGCTCCTTCACATCTCGAATGGACTGGGCGCCGGTCTCTTCGTCCTTGTCCCATACAACCAGGCGGACGACGACCTTGATGGGCGCCGAGTAGGTCATGCCACGCTGGTGGCACTCATCAACGTCGTACTTGGGCTTCTCCAAGTGGTAGCTGACGAACTCCAGCGAGGAGGTCTCGTTGAAGTCGCGGATCGGAAACACCGACTTGAAGACACCCTGAAGGCCGAGGTCCTCGCGCTTCTCCGGCGCAATGTCCGCCTGGAGGAACTTTTCGTAGGACTGCTTCTGGATGTTGATGAGATTGGGAATGTCGATGATCTTCGCGATCTTGGCGAAGGTCTTCCGCACGCGGAAGTTGTTCTGGATCTGCGTCGGCATTCGGTCTCCGGGAACGGGCTGCTCGGGCTGCTTGCTCGGGCGGGGCAAACTTCAGTAACGCGCGGCGGCGACGGGAAATTTAGGAATCGTCAAATGGGCAAAGCCGACATCCCCCTTTTCAGGAGGCGTCGGCCTGCTCAACCAGCCAGGGAGGCGCCTGGAACTTCCCGGAACCAAGCGCCCCCTGTTGAACTACTTGACCTCGACGGTCGCACCAGCCGCGGTGAGCTGGTCCTTGAACTTCTTGGCGTCGTCCTTGGAGACGCCTTCCTTGACGTTCTTCGGAGCGCCCTCGACCAGGTCCTTGGCCTCCTTCAGGCCCAGGCCGGTGATCGCGCGGATCTCCTTGATGACGTTGATCTTGTTGGCACCGGCGTTGGCCAGGACCACCGTGAACTCCGTCTTCTCCTCGACAGGAGCGGCGGCGGCGGCAGCAGCCGGGCCCGCGGCCACGGCAACAGCGGCGGCGGAAACGCCCCACTTCTTCTCGAGCTCCTTCACCAGGTTCGCCGCCTCGATGACGGTGAGCTGGGAGAGTTCATCAACAAGCTTGTTCAGGTCAGCCATTGTGATTCTTCCTTCTGGATTCATCTAACCGGCCGGGACTCCAGCGGAGCAAAAGGCCGGGGGTTGTCAGTGGGAATGCTTCTCGATTCGGTTACTTGGACTCGGCCTGCTCGCTGTGGGCCTGAAGCACCCGCGCGAGCTGCGAACCGGGGGCCGACAGGGTCCGAACAAACATGGAGGCAGGCTGGTTCAACATGCCCAGCAGCTGTCCACGCAGCTCCGTCAGACCGGGCATCTTCGCCAGGGCCTTCACGCCCTCGACGTCGATCTTCTTGCCCTGAACGACGGCGCTCCGGATCTTGATCGTCTCCAAGTCCTTGATGAACTCGGTGAGGATCTTCGCCGGGGCGATGACATCGTCGTAGCTGATCGCCAGCGCGACGGGGCCCTTGAAATCGTCGGAGATGACCTCCACCGACGTCCCCTTGGCCGCCCGCTTGGCGAGCGTGTTCTTGATGACCTTGTAATCGACCTTGGCCTCGCGGAACTTCTTGCGGAGCTTGGTCACGGTCTCCACGTCCAGCTTGGAAAACTCGGCGACAATGGCGGTCTGAGTCCGCTGGAACTTGTCGCTGAGTTCCTTGATCATCTCTTCCTTCTCGCTCTTCTGCACCTTGACTCACCTCCTTACGAGACCCACCTATGCGGTGGGCTTGATGCCTGGGCCAAAGCGGCAGAGCGAGAGGAGCCTTCGAGAGGCACCACACCGCACCTCCAAGTCTCGGCAGGGCTGGCCTCGCGGCCGTTTGAACCCAGGAAGCGCCATTTCTTCCGACCGGTTTCCCGGTTCCCAAACGGAAGACATGCCGTCGCCAGGGTCCCTGCTGTCATGAACCAGGGATGGACACCCCGTTGAACGAACGTGGCGCCCGAATTGCAAAAGCCGGGGGCCTATACCCCCGGCTTTGGCAAAGATCCAGCCTTTTTTGCGCGCAAATGTACGGCCGCCGACAGAGGGGCCCTTGAAGCCCGCCTGCCGAGCGGCCGAAGGACCGGCTAGCGGTGCCGGGCGAGGATCTCGGTGGTGTCGAGCTTGATGCCCGGCCCCATGGTGGTAGAGAGCGCGATCCCCTTCAGGTAGACACCCTTGGCCGTGGCCGGCTTGAGCTTCATCACCAGGTCCACGAGGGTGTTGAAGTTGGCCTCGAGCTTGTCTGCCGTGAAGGAGGACTTGCCCATCTTCACGTGGACGATGCCCGCCTTCTCCGCGCGGAAGTCCACCTTACCGCCCTTGGCATCCGCCACGGCCTTGCGCACGTCCACGGTGACGGTGCCCACCTTGGGGTTCGGCATGAGGCCGCGGGGGCCGAGCACCTTACCGAGGCGGCCGACCACACCCATCATGTCTGGCGTGGCGATAACGGTATCGAAGTCGAGGAAGCCACCCTCGATGCGCTTGGCGAGATCATCGCCGCCCACGACATCGGCGCCGGCGGCCTCGGCCTCGCTGGCCTTCTCACCCTTGGCGAACACGGCCACGCGAACGACGGCGCCCGTTCCGTGCGGGAGCACCACGGCGCCACGGACCATCTGATCCGCGTGCTTGGGGTCCACTCCCAGGTTGATGGCCACATCGACGGTCTGATCAAACTTGGTGGCGCGAGCCTCGACCGTCTTCTTCAGGAGCTGGAAACCCTCGGTGATGGTGTAGCGCTTGTTGCGATCCACGAGGGCATTGGCTGCGGCGAACTTCTTGGCAATCTTCGGCATGGTCGGAATCCTTTCGAAGAGGGCGTCGGTCAACCGACGACGTCAATGCCCATGGAGCGCGCGGTACCCGCGATGGTGTTCATCGCCGCCTCGAGAGAAGCCGCAGTGGTGTCCTGGATCTTCTTCTTGGCGATCTCTTCCAGCTGCTGGCGGGTGATCTGCCCCACCTTCTCCTTGCCAGGCTTCTTGGCGCCCGAGCCCTTCTTCTTATCGGTGTGCAGACCCGCTGCCTTCTTGATGAGCACGGCCGCCGGCGGCGTCTTGAGGATGAAGGTGAAGGAACGGTCCTGATACACGGTGATGATGACCGGGATGATCAGACCTTCCTTGGCCTCCGCCTGGGTCTTGGCGTTGAACTGCTTGCAGAACTCCATGATGTTCACGCCCTGCTGACCGAGCGCGGGGCCGATCGGAGGAGCGGGGTTCGCCTTACCGGCGGGAATCTGCAGTTTGACCTGTCCTGTGACCTTCTTCATCGGCTGACAGCTGCCTTTCGAAACGGTGGTCCATGCGAACCGCTAGACGGCGGTTCTCCCACCTGGGTATCCGCGGCCACGAGCCGCGGAAAGGTTTAGGAGGTGGTCTTCTCCACCTGCATGAAATCAAGCTCGACGGGGGTGGCCCGGCCGAAGATGCTCACCAGCACCCTCACGCGCCCCTTCTCAGGGTTGACCTCTTCCACCGTGCCATTGAAGTTGGCGAACGGACCGTCGATGACCCGGACGGTGTCCCCGTCCTCGAACTGAACCTTGGGCTTCGGCTTGAGCGTCCCCTCGGAGATCTGCGAGGTGAGGCGAGCCACCTCCGCATCCGAGATGGGGGTGGGCTGCTGGTTCTGCGCAGCGCCTGGGAAGCCGGTGATCTTCGGCGTGTTCTTCACCAGGTGCCACGTCCGATCATTCAACTCCATCTGGACGAAGATGTAGCCCGGGAAGAACTTGCGCTTGGAAGTCTTCTTCTCGCCCTTCACCATCTCGACGACCTGCTCCATGGGGATGAGGATCTCCCCGAACTGCTCTTGCAGGCCTTCGAGCCGGATCTTCTCCTCCAGGCTCTTCTTGGCCTGGTTTTCGAAGTTCGAGTAGGTGTGAACGACGTACCATTTCTTCGCCATTACAGCTTCCCCCACACAGCGGGCAGCCATTCCACCATCAAGTTGTAGGCGATGGTATCGATGCAGAAGAGGATGACGGCCGCCACCACCGAGGCCACGACCACGGCCACGGTCGACGCCCGGGTCTCCGGCCACGTAGGCCAGGTCACCTTCATCAGCTCACTGGCGATGTCGATGGCCAGCGCGTGACTCTTGGGGTGGAACCACGTGCCGACGGCCAAGCCCACGGCGAGCAGGTAGCCCACCAGGGTGGAGACCTGCCAGTCGAGCCCCTCGATGAGCACCGGGTCACCCCAGCCGAAGCGGGCCCAGATGAGGCCCAGCACATGCTCAAAGAAAAGCGCGGCGACGATGCCGGCAAGAATCAGGAAGATGACCACCAGCCGCTTCGGGTCCATCGCCGAGCGGTTCGCCTGCTGGCTGGCCTCGGTTGCGGTTGCCATGATGCCTCACGGAGTACTGTGGAAAAGGCAGGGACCCCCGGTACCTTTTGGCACCGGGGGCCCCGCTCTCTGAGAACTGGCAGGCCAGGAGGGATTCGAACCCCCAACACGCGGTTTTGGAGACCGCTGCTCTACCGTTGGAGCTACTGGCCTAAACCCTGGACCTAGACCTTACCTTCTTTGTGGTCCGTATGCTTGCGGCAGCGCGGGCAGAACTTGCTCAGCTCCAGCTTGTCCTGGCTCTTGCGCTTGTTCTTCGTGGTCGTGTAGTTCCGCTCCTTGCACGTCGTGCACTCGAGCGAAATGATGCTGCGATTACCCTTCGGCATGACCTGAACTCTTCAGACGGCAAGAGGGGAAGGTCCACCGAGACCCTCCCCCCGGCACCGAGGTGCCTGTGTGGAATCCGTACAACGTCTGACTAAGCGATGATGTCGGCAACGACGCCGGCGCCCACCGTGCGGCCACCCTCACGGATGGCGAAGCGCAGCTCCTTCTCCATGGCGACCGGAGTAATGAGCTCCACCTCGATGGCGATGTTGTCTCCCGGCATCACCATTTCCACGTTGTCCGGCAGCTTCACCGTTCCGGTCACGTCCGTCGTCCGGAAGTAGAACTGCGGCCGGTAACCCTTGAAGAACGGCGTGTGCCGCCCGCCCTCTTCCTTCGACAGCACGTACACCTGGGCCTTGAACTTCGTGTGCGGGTTGATGCTGCCAGGCTTGGCCAGCACCTGCCCACGCTCCAGGTCCTCACGCTTCAGACCGCGCAGCAGCGCGCCGATGTTGTCTCCCGCCCGGCCCTCGTCCAGCAGCTTGCGGAACATCTCCACGCCCGTGATGACCGTCTTCTGCGTCGCACGGATGCCGACGATCTCCACTTCCTCGCCCACCTTGATGATGCCGCGCTCCACGCGGCCGGTCGCCACCGTTCCACGGCCGGCGATGGAGAACACGTCTTCCACCGGCATCAGGAACGGCTTGTCCGTCGCGCGCACAGGCGTCGGGATGTACGAGTCCACCGCCTCCATCAGCTTCAGGATCGCTCCCTCGCCGATCTCGCTGGCGTCTCCCTCCAGCGCCTTGAGCGCGCTGCCAGGGATGATGGGGATCGCGTCGCCCGGGAACTCGTACTTCTTGAGCAGGTCGCGCACCTCCATCTCCACCAGCTCGCGCAGCTCCGGATCGTCCAGCATGTCCACCTTGTTCAGGAAGACGACGATGTAGGGCACGCCCACCTGGCGCGCCAGCAGGATGTGCTCGCGCGTCTGGGGCATCGGGCCGTCGGCCGCAGACACCACCAGGATGGCGCCGTCCATCTGCGCCGCTCCCGTGATCATGTTCTTCACGTAGTCGGCGTGGCCCGGACAGTCCACGTGCGCGTAGTGGCGGTTCTTCGTCTGGTACTCCACGTGCGCCGTGGAGATGGTGATTCCGCGCTCACGCTCCTCGGGGGCCTTGTCGATCTGGTCATAGGCCAGGAACGTGGCGCCGCCCGTCTTGGCCAGCACCTTGGTGATGGCGGCCGTCAGCGACGTCTTCCCGTGGTCCACGTGTCCGATCGTCCCGATGTTCACGTGGGGTTTGTTCCGCTCGAACTTCTCCTTGGCCATGACAATCCTCTAGAGAGAAATGGAGCCCTGAACCAGGATTGAACTGGTGACCTCATCCTTACCAAGGATGCGCTCTACCAACTGAGCTATCAGGGCTTGGAACGACTCAACAACAAGTTGGAGCGGGAAATGGGACTCGAACCCACGACATTCAGCTTGGAAGGCTGACGCTCTACCAACTGAGCTATTCCCGCGTTGACCTAATGGAGGGAGATGGATTCGAACCATCGAAGGCGTAGAGCCGGCAGATTTACAGTCTGCTCCCTTTGGCCGCTTGGGTATCCCTCCGTATGTACACTGCCTCTGCTACCACAACCGCCACCTGCATACCGCAGATACTGCTGTTTCTTCCGTCCGGGCCCTCATCCGCGGCCCCATCCTTATGGCCGGCGGCGGGACTTGAACCCGCGACCTACTGATTACAAATCAGTTGCTCTACCAGCTGAGCTACACCGGCGTCCTTCCGGCTACTGCTCCCACCCTACCCCGGCCCGCCCCCTTCAGGAAACCGCCGACCGCGCGGCTGCCAACGTCAAAAGGCGGGCCCTTTTAGAGATCCTGGGTGTCCAAAGTCAAGGAGTTTGATCCCCCCGGCGGCTTCCAGACGGGCGGCCTCCTCCCCGCTGACGGGCAACCTCATATAGCAGAACCGCCGCGGACACGGAGGCGTTGAGTGAACCCACCTGGCCCACCATGGGAATTCCCAGGCGGAAGTCGCAG encodes the following:
- the rplL gene encoding 50S ribosomal protein L7/L12; protein product: MADLNKLVDELSQLTVIEAANLVKELEKKWGVSAAAVAVAAGPAAAAAAAPVEEKTEFTVVLANAGANKINVIKEIRAITGLGLKEAKDLVEGAPKNVKEGVSKDDAKKFKDQLTAAGATVEVK
- the tuf gene encoding elongation factor Tu, with translation MAKEKFERNKPHVNIGTIGHVDHGKTSLTAAITKVLAKTGGATFLAYDQIDKAPEERERGITISTAHVEYQTKNRHYAHVDCPGHADYVKNMITGAAQMDGAILVVSAADGPMPQTREHILLARQVGVPYIVVFLNKVDMLDDPELRELVEMEVRDLLKKYEFPGDAIPIIPGSALKALEGDASEIGEGAILKLMEAVDSYIPTPVRATDKPFLMPVEDVFSIAGRGTVATGRVERGIIKVGEEVEIVGIRATQKTVITGVEMFRKLLDEGRAGDNIGALLRGLKREDLERGQVLAKPGSINPHTKFKAQVYVLSKEEGGRHTPFFKGYRPQFYFRTTDVTGTVKLPDNVEMVMPGDNIAIEVELITPVAMEKELRFAIREGGRTVGAGVVADIIA
- the nusG gene encoding transcription termination/antitermination protein NusG, giving the protein MAKKWYVVHTYSNFENQAKKSLEEKIRLEGLQEQFGEILIPMEQVVEMVKGEKKTSKRKFFPGYIFVQMELNDRTWHLVKNTPKITGFPGAAQNQQPTPISDAEVARLTSQISEGTLKPKPKVQFEDGDTVRVIDGPFANFNGTVEEVNPEKGRVRVLVSIFGRATPVELDFMQVEKTTS
- the rplJ gene encoding 50S ribosomal protein L10 — encoded protein: MQKSEKEEMIKELSDKFQRTQTAIVAEFSKLDVETVTKLRKKFREAKVDYKVIKNTLAKRAAKGTSVEVISDDFKGPVALAISYDDVIAPAKILTEFIKDLETIKIRSAVVQGKKIDVEGVKALAKMPGLTELRGQLLGMLNQPASMFVRTLSAPGSQLARVLQAHSEQAESK
- the rplA gene encoding 50S ribosomal protein L1, which encodes MPKIAKKFAAANALVDRNKRYTITEGFQLLKKTVEARATKFDQTVDVAINLGVDPKHADQMVRGAVVLPHGTGAVVRVAVFAKGEKASEAEAAGADVVGGDDLAKRIEGGFLDFDTVIATPDMMGVVGRLGKVLGPRGLMPNPKVGTVTVDVRKAVADAKGGKVDFRAEKAGIVHVKMGKSSFTADKLEANFNTLVDLVMKLKPATAKGVYLKGIALSTTMGPGIKLDTTEILARHR
- the secE gene encoding preprotein translocase subunit SecE → MATATEASQQANRSAMDPKRLVVIFLILAGIVAALFFEHVLGLIWARFGWGDPVLIEGLDWQVSTLVGYLLAVGLAVGTWFHPKSHALAIDIASELMKVTWPTWPETRASTVAVVVASVVAAVILFCIDTIAYNLMVEWLPAVWGKL
- the rpmG gene encoding 50S ribosomal protein L33, with protein sequence MPKGNRSIISLECTTCKERNYTTTKNKRKSQDKLELSKFCPRCRKHTDHKEGKV
- the rplK gene encoding 50S ribosomal protein L11, which gives rise to MKKVTGQVKLQIPAGKANPAPPIGPALGQQGVNIMEFCKQFNAKTQAEAKEGLIIPVIITVYQDRSFTFILKTPPAAVLIKKAAGLHTDKKKGSGAKKPGKEKVGQITRQQLEEIAKKKIQDTTAASLEAAMNTIAGTARSMGIDVVG